One Labrus mixtus chromosome 22, fLabMix1.1, whole genome shotgun sequence genomic window carries:
- the kdm7aa gene encoding lysine-specific demethylase 7A, producing MAAAPLYCVCRQPYDVSRFMIECDICKDWFHGSCVQVEEHHAVDIDVYHCPNCDVVQGPSLMKKRNNWHRHDYTEADDGSKPVQAGTPMFVKELQSRTFASGEEILMRMKGEQVTTRYLERHGFSYPIGVTEMEGLGLKLPSPTFSVKDVEQYVGGDKIIDVIDVARQADSKMKLSEFIKYFTTPQRPKVLNLISLEFSDTKMSELVEVPDVAQKMSWVENYWPDDSFFPKPFVQKYCLMGVKDSYTDFHIDFGGTSVWYHVLWGEKIFYLIKPTPTNLALYEAWSSSPNQSEVFFGDKVEKCYKCVVPQGITLLIPTGWIHAVLTSQDCMAFGGNFLHNLNIGMQLRCYEMERRLKTPDLFKFPYFEAICWYVAKNLLETLKELREDNCPPPTYLVEGVKALIGALRTWLKREVTEPSSEVPDNIRPNHLIKELTKEIRYLEEEPVNGSKPVKSQGNVCGVASGSNGCPATRSTLDKMCQARRARRAARRLREQQRQAPKLPTNLDILEQHTMEVLKRLEVGPLEEDAAFCAKVHGKLNKVSTASAAAAESLDDNHLRLMLVNGRIIRDLRRPASSPVKTEGERSSDSQGPPKSCVYVKSERTQEGKEQHSTVEKPTLLRGLERIKTELREEASGHSSVSDLESDSDSPTERKGSSSSSSSSSSSSSSSSSSSSSGEDSDSSQEEEEEERGSSQQKGSGHTIELDQSGQKLRHKHKPLKRERPTSPGTEEAIQGMLSMAGLLCSSEQEKVGSSQEPWWSSSAQSSPLEQREATQHQHQHRLQPEKSPMDSQGNSSEAWDNQGIPSPETDYQYCDPSMSPPLHPSKRHAPNPPPISNQATKGKRPKKGMATAKQRLGKILKLNRHNRVFV from the exons CTGTGTGCAGGTAGAAGAGCATCATGCCGTGGATATCGATGTCTACCACTGTCCCAACTGTGATGTGGTACAAGGACCCTCCCTGA TGAAAAAGCGCAACAACTGGCACAGGCACGACTACACGGAGGCAGACGATGGATCCAAGCCGGTGCAGGCCGGCACTCCAATGTTCGTAAAGGAGCTACAGAGCAGGACCTTTGCCAG TGGCGAGGAGATCCTCATGCGGATGAAGGGCGAGCAGGTGACAACCAGGTACCTGGAGAGACACGGCTTCAGCTACCCCATAGGGGTCACCGAGATGGAGGGACTGGGACTCAAACTACCCAGTCCGACTTTCTCTGTCAAAGATGTGGAGCAGTATGTGG GTGGTGACAAAATCATCGATGTGATAGATGTGGCCCGGCAGGCGGACAGCAAAATGAAGCTAAGCGAGTTTATCAAGTATTTCACCACACCGCAGCGACCGAAAGTCCTCAACCTCATCAGCCTGGAGTTCTCAGACACAAA GATGTCGGAGCTGGTGGAGGTTCCCGACGTGGCTCAGAAGATGTCCTGGGTGGAGAACTACTGGCCTGATGACTCCTTCTTCCCAAAACCCTTTGTCCAGAAGTACTGCCTTATGGGGGTCAAGGACAGCTACACAGATTTCCACATAGACTTCGGAGGCACCTCTGTCTGGTACCATGTTCTCTGG GGTGAGAAGATCTTCTACTTGATCAAGCCCACCCCCACCAACCTTGCACTATATGAGGCATGGAGCTCCTCGCCCAATCAGAGTGAAGTGTTCTTTGGGGACAAAGTGGAAAAGTGCTACAAGTGTGTTGTGCCCCAAGGAATCACCCTGCTCATCCCTACAG GCTGGATCCATGCTGTTCTCACCTCTCAGGATTGCATGGCGTTTGGAGGGAACTTCCTTCACAACCTCAATATTGGCATGCAGCTCAG GTGTTATGAAATGGAGCGTCGTCTGAAAACTCCAGACCTCTTTAAGTTTCCGTACTTTGAGGCCATCTGTTGGTATGTGGCCAAGAACCTCCTGGAAACATTAAAAG AGCTACGAGAGGACAACTGTCCGCCGCCGACCTACCTGGTAGAAGGAGTCAAGGCTTTAATCGGTGCACTGAGGACGTGGTTGAAAAGAGAG GTGACTGAGCCCTCCAGTGAGGTACCAGACAATATCAGGCCAAACCATCTTATTAAAGAGCTGACCAAGGAAATCCGCTACCTGGAG GAGGAACCGGTCAATGGTAGCAAGCCAGTGAAATCTCAGGGAAATGTGTGTGGAGTAGCGTCCGGATCAAACGGTTGCCCGGCCACTCGCTCCACGCTTGACAAGATGTGCCAGGCCCGACGGGCGAGGAGGGCAGCCAGGAGGCTGAGGGAGCAGCAGCGACAGGCCCCCAAACTGCCCACCAACCTGGACATCTTAGAGCAGCACACCATGGAGGTGCTGAAGAGGCTGGAGGTGGGACCGCTGGAGGAG GATGCGGCGTTCTGTGCCAAGGTTCATGGAAAGCTCAACAAAGTGTCAACAgcatcagctgctgctgcagagtcttTGGACGACAACCACCTGCGGCTAATGCTGGTCAACGGCAGAATAATCAG AGATTTAAGGCGGCCAGCCAGCAGCCCGGTGAAGACGGAGGGTGAGAGATCATCTGACAGCCAAGGCCCACCAAagagctgtgtgtatgtgaagtcTGAGAGGACGCAGGAGGGTAAAGAGCAGCACAGCACGGTGGAGAAACCCACACTCCTCA gGGGTCTGGAGAGGATTAAGACTGAACTCAGGGAAGAAGCCTCCGGACACTCAAGTGTGTCGGACTTGGAGTCAGACAGCGACTCGCCCACAGAg CGCAAAGGATCATCGTCGTCGTCTTCGTCGTCGTCCTCGTCGTCGTCATcatcctcgtcgtcgtcctCGTCTGGGGAGGATTCAGACAGttcccaggaggaggaggaagaggagaggggctCATCTCAGCAGAAAGGCTCAGGGCACACCATAGAGCTGGACCAGTCTGGCCAGAAACtcaggcacaaacacaaaccactcAAACG AGAACGTCCTACCTCACCCGGCACAGAAGAGGCCATTCAGGGGATGCTGTCTATGGCCGGTCTGCTGTGCTCCTCTGAGCAGGAGAAGGTAGGCTCGTCCCAGGAGCCCTGGTGGTCCAGCTCTGCCCAGAGCTCGCCGCTGGAGCAGAGGGAGGCAACGCAGCATCAGCACCAGCACCGACTGCAGCCGGAGAAGAGCCCGATGGACAGCCAGGGCAACAGCAGCGAGGCCTGGGACAATCAGGGGATCCCCAGCCCAGAGACAGACTACCAGTACTGTGACCCCTCAATGTCGCCACCTCTGCACCCCTCCAAGAGACACGCCCCAAACCCCCCACCCATCAGCAATCAGGCCACCAAAG GCAAGAGGCCCAAAAAAGGAATGGCCACAGCCAAGCAGAGACTGGGAAAGATCCTCAAACTCAACCGACACAATCGCGTCTTTGTCTAG
- the ndufb2 gene encoding NADH dehydrogenase [ubiquinone] 1 beta subcomplex subunit 2, mitochondrial yields the protein MSSFGRALGVLRTGSRLIRRGPQRITTRKAGDAPHIEAQYRQYPQITKKQKFQSELLSGAMWFWILWHCWHEPDAVLGHFPWPDASEWTDEELGIPPIDEE from the exons ATGTCTTCGTTTGGGAGGGCTCTGGGAGTCCTAAGAACAGGATCCCGGCTCATTAGACGCGGCCCTCAAAGAATAACGACCAGAAA GGCTGGTGACGCACCCCACATTGAGGCTCAGTACAGACAATATCCACAAATCACGAAGAAACAAAAGTTTCAGTCGGAGCTACTAAGCGGTGCTATGTGGTTTTGGATTCTGTGGCACTGTTGGCACGAACCTGATGCAGTCCTG GGTCACTTCCCTTGGCCTGATGCTTCTGAATGGACAGATGAGGAGTTGGGAATCCCACCAATCGACGAGGAATGA